The following are encoded in a window of Kogia breviceps isolate mKogBre1 chromosome 12, mKogBre1 haplotype 1, whole genome shotgun sequence genomic DNA:
- the LOC131767218 gene encoding DNA dC->dU-editing enzyme APOBEC-3G-like: MEAGTAPRTRCLLDVNTFTENFKNLLSTRKTYLCHEVEILDGDAWVSLDEKKGFVHNKGADQPGQPSHAELYFLDRIRSWNLDRGLHYRLTCFISWTPCHSCAQELATFLRENSHVSLHIFASRIHSLPNYEAGLRTLQAAGAQIAIMTSTEFEHCWETFVDHQGRPFQPWDRLEAVSQNLREKLQAILSPRPQQN; the protein is encoded by the exons ATGGAGGCCGGCACAGCGCCCAGGACCAG ATGCCTGTTGGATGTAAACACCTTCACTGAGAACTTCAAGAATCTGTTAAGTACTCGTAAGACCTACCTGTGCCACGAGGTGGAGATCCTGGATGGTGACGCCTGGGTCTCTCTGGACGAGAAGAAGGGCTTCGTGCACAACAAG GGTGCAGACCAACCAGGGCAGCCCAGCCATGCGGAGCTCTACTTCCTGGACCGGATCCGTTCTTGGAATCTGGACCGGGGGCTGCACTACAGACTCACGTGTTTCATCTCCTGGACCCCCTGTCATAGCTGTGCCCAGGAGCTGGCTACTTTCCTGAGGGAGAACAGCCACGTGAGCCTGCACATCTTTGCCTCCCGCATCCATAGCCTCCCCAACTATGAGGCTGGGCTGCGCACACTGCAGGCGGCTGGGGCCCAAATCGCCATCATGACCTCTACGG AGTTTGAGCACTGCTGGGAAACCTttgtggaccaccagggaagaccctttcAGCCCTGGGATAGGCTGGAAGCAGTGAGTCAAAATCTACGTGAGAAGCTGCAGGCGATTCTCAG TCCTAGACCGCAGCAAAACTGA